The following nucleotide sequence is from Diorhabda sublineata isolate icDioSubl1.1 chromosome 11, icDioSubl1.1, whole genome shotgun sequence.
TTTTTGGAGGTGCGATAACTGAATATCCAGACGATGGATACGGTGGATATACAAGAAAAGATGATTACTATGTGAGTAATAACTATATAATTGTCTTTTCAGTTTATTTCTTCAGTGGTGTAAGTTCTATGTTGGTAATTCACAGTAATTCTAAGTGAAACATTTTCGatcaatatatttacaaataaacgtaaaatataatcaaaaattttgaattaatcattttcaaattaaagcTCTAGGTTAATGTTATTACTTATTACATTTCTGGAAATCTTCTTTTGAAATGGCTTTTTTTGGTTCTTTCGTTGCCTTTTTAATATTAGAAGGGTGCAAAACTATTCTTGAAACACATTCAGGAATTACTCAGTGCTAAATCTGGTATTTAATCAGATATAAACCGACAAAAAGACTTTAATTCGTGATAACTTTAACTAATCTCGTCAAACAAAACATTAGATGGATTATAATTGATATAACATTAGTTTATTATCAGTTTCAAACTCAAATTCTCATCATGTAGATTGTATATAACAGAATTATTTAGTAGGaatgtcaaatttttcaatttttaattttcgtcaaGGGTGAAAGAAGCTCTCATAACAAAAATCTTTATGTATATAcccaatataaaattttcagtcGCATCCAAAGTACGCTTTCAAATATGGTGTGCACGATCCATCCACCGGCGACGTGAAGAGTCAAAAAGAAGTTCGCGACGGAGACGTCGTCAAAGGTCAATATTCACTGGTAGAACCCGACGGTTCCGTTCGAACTGTAGATTATGTAGCGGATCCTGTAAACGGATTCAATGCCGTTGTTTCGAAGAGTGGGCCATCTGTCCATGTAGTACCGGAACCAATCGCCGTGAAAAAAGTTATTCCAACTTACATCAAAGAAGTAACGGTACCGTTCGTGAGGCCGGTTTACCAGAAACTCGTAGCGGAACCTGTATACAAATACACGTCAGCGATAGGTGAGTTTACGTATAATTCCCTAGATGCCGATAAGATACAtgattttatcatataaaaagtaGTAAGATCTAGATTCTTCACTAGATATGTAcctgtttaaaataaaaagatggGAGGGAttgaatttgattgaatttaatataaaataaaacaaaacaaatgcaTTATTtgagaagaaacaaaaagagaAAGATAAATCACATAATTAACTAACAAAAATCGTTGAAAGTTAATCAGTGTTTTGTCTACtagatgaaatataaaaattaatacagaGATCGGTATAAGTCAGTTGATGCTGTCGAAAATGATTGAAACGAAGCTATCGAGTCTCCTCCATGCACTTTACGAGCATTTTGCCAGTAGTACCTCGGATACAGTTAGAATGATCCGCAATCCATTTTGTAGTAGGACATTCAAGCTGAATGGTACGGAACGTAGagaatcctcacgtcttcaTCGAAGAAGAATTAAACATGCCTGGTGTGTGTGTGAGTGTGTAGGGGCAGGTATCCAAGCGAGAGATCTCGTGGTTTCGTATTTTTTTGACGAGtcaaaattatctagaaatgctcgaagatttGTGTGAgcaaatggacaacgatccaaCACTCGCGAACATGCATCATTTCAAGCAGGATAGAGCTTGAGAGATAGGTAGACGGGGATTAGTTGAGTGACTTCTTCCAGTTGGGTCTTCTCAAGGACCTCGTGTCCAGTGAAAGGTCCACGTATCATTCCCGACTCTCCTCTAAACttgaattgaagaaaaatttgaaactcttcATGCAATGCAATGCAGTGATCAATTTGAACACTTCAGTCACCCTTTTTAGAAtcctttttgtaattttttaacaataaattcattttgtctttgcatttttttctcttcatgCAAAGTTGTTGCTTGACTTGTAGCGACCTCTGTTGTAGAATAGCGTcaagtatcaatatttttattattattggaaaaattataaaaactttgatATTTAATGTACTTCAAGAATTATAATTTGAAGCATTCATAATGTAATAGTGTCAATATACAATTATACAATTTATGGAGGAATTCAATTAGAAATCTTCCAATAACTTAAGAAgtttttgtatagtttttgGTAGTCAGTGACTTTTGGTAACTGATCACAAGCATGGGATTAACATCAGGTGATTTGAGtagatgataaaaaatttgattttcgtCTTCTAAAACTATCGGAGCTCGATTTGGTCTCacattataatcaataaatataagcTGGGGACCTGTAGCAGCATGTTATTGTGGCAGTATGTTGGCCACTGCTTGATTCCTTCATATCTGTTCTGTCATCTAATACAATCATTTTCTGTCCACAACATAAGTATCCTCGACAGGCGTGATTTCTTAACCAAGCGGCTGCTACAAGATCGTCAATGGATTTATCCATATTTGTTCTCGCTATTCATTATATCAGTTTGGTGCTCAAATGTCCAAGTTAATCTTTGGTACCTAAGCGTCAGTCTCAATGGTACTTTCATTAAAAGTTAACCACATATTAAATTAACATCACGGATTCTTCTCCTTATATTAATATCGATACAAGTCTTCTTTCCAGAATTCTGCATGTATTAGGAGCCTCAAATCTCAAGTAACGATCATCAAAGGcggttggttaggttaggtcatcTTTTTGCATTAGTTTTTGTTTCCTGGAATCGATTAAACATCTTTGAAATGACATTTTGGTTCACATTAAGATAATTCATAGTATCCGTCTGTGTTCAGCAGGTTTCTAGTCAACTCTTTGatgttcaattttctttttagcaATATTAGAATCAACCAAGCTGTTTAAACCGTTGAAATAccgtttaatatttttatacaagcaATTCTGAATTCGGATTGCTTACCACAAatcttaaaaatcaaataaaactaaaataaaaatttggtttgAGATTGTAGGTCAATTTATtggatataaaataataaccTGATGCCTTTgtgtaataaaaattcaatgaatttaatttgtttagaAGAATTATGTAAAAACTTCTCACGCTgcatataattcaaataaatttaggAATTGAAAAGACTTCTTATCTCACG
It contains:
- the LOC130450325 gene encoding cuticle protein 7-like — encoded protein: MLYTKLIISTLCMATTEVFGGAITEYPDDGYGGYTRKDDYYSHPKYAFKYGVHDPSTGDVKSQKEVRDGDVVKGQYSLVEPDGSVRTVDYVADPVNGFNAVVSKSGPSVHVVPEPIAVKKVIPTYIKEVTVPFVRPVYQKLVAEPVYKYTSAIGENDIYDGYGYVDGYDPNPYLGDIHHGHIY